From one Perca flavescens isolate YP-PL-M2 chromosome 19, PFLA_1.0, whole genome shotgun sequence genomic stretch:
- the LOC114545430 gene encoding odorant receptor 131-2-like: protein MIEGELHQLNWMSYANESQSNNTVGLQYMGFLELVLFSTVTSVPCCVFLFINGTMLFTLRSKVVFRETSRYVLLFNLLFADTVQMSLGQLLFILNAFRIRLTYPVCGVFTMLAYFTNVIPPLTLVVMSLERYVAVCYPLRHSTIVTIRNTAVAIMVVLGFSSLNILTQVILLLDFKFENLESLTMKENCVRETMRLGSVSDLYDKVYVYFVFVSAGVAILCSYIGVSIAARSASTDKASARKGRNTLLLHMVQLGLSLSSTIHNPLQLVLSKVLDKKIFVRIQIVLYVCVIIFPSCLSSLIYGIRDQTIRPILINNLCCQWRCALSLSVVPAKAKSSMHITS, encoded by the coding sequence ATGTCATATGCAAATGAGTCTCAATCCAACAACACTGTTGGACTGCAGTATATGGGGTTCCTGGAATTAGTGCTGTTTTCCACTGTGACTTCAGTGCCatgctgtgtgtttctcttcatTAACGGGACCATGTTATTCACCTTAAGGAGTAAAGTGGTGTTTCGTGAGACCTCTCGTTATGTTCTACTGTTTAACCTCCTTTTTGCAGACACTGTACAGATGTCACTCGGTCAGTTACTTTTTATACTGAATGCTTTTAGAATAAGGCTGACATATCCTGTGTGTGGTGTTTTTACCATGCTTGCTTACTTCACAAATGTAATCCCCCCTCTCACACTAGTGGTGATGTCTCTGGAGAGATACGTAGCTGTGTGCTACCCACTGAGACACTCTACAATCGTCACCATCAGGAACACAGCCGTGGCTATAATGGTGGTTTTGGGCTTTAGTTCACTAAATATCCTCACAcaagttattttactgttagattttaaatttgaaaaccTGGAGAGCCTGACGATGAAAGAGAACTGCGTCAGAGAAACCATGCGTCTCGGCTCAGTGTCTGATCTTTACGATAAAGTGtacgtttattttgtgtttgtttcagctGGCGTGGCAATCCTTTGCTCCTATATTGGTGTGTCGATAGCAGCGAGGTCGGCCTCCACAGACAAAGCCTCAGCTCGTAAGGGTCGTAACACGCTGCTTTTGCATATGGTGCAGCTGGGCCTCAGTCTCTCCTCAACCATACACAACCCACTGCAACTGGTGCTCTCAAAGGTCCTAGACAAGAAAATATTTGTGCGTATCCAAATTgtcctttatgtgtgtgttatcatcTTTCCATCATGTCTGAGTTCTCTCATCTATGGAATTAGAGACCAGACCATTAGACCCATCCTGATAAACAATCTTTGCTGTCAGTGGAGATGCGCACTTTCCCTCTCCGTCGTCCCAGCCAAGGCAAAAAGCAGCATGCATATCACTTCATAG